In Persicimonas caeni, a single window of DNA contains:
- a CDS encoding EcsC family protein yields MTQLDQKTDEFNQTEAHVWREIKAFKNQNDGLRARFQQGVDEKLDDVATKLQQTTSGETTEKAIDAVISVLNDASSWTLRPEKIWENFQEEGLSVSDLNDVRGLELDEIEKVVDNLDRKYNSIAFAQGTATGAAGLPGALADLPALVGLCLRAINEYAISYGFDIDDADERAMAVLTLAAAASSGESRGEMFERIEKHARTTHGQRSHRGEVPEPIMDEVAKELVVRLARGSLAQALPLVGALVGGGINRAFVKHVCETARRVYEERWLMRRYEFGEQTG; encoded by the coding sequence ATGACCCAACTCGACCAGAAAACCGACGAGTTCAACCAGACCGAAGCCCACGTCTGGCGCGAGATCAAAGCCTTCAAGAACCAGAACGACGGCCTGCGCGCCCGCTTCCAGCAGGGCGTCGACGAGAAGCTCGACGACGTGGCCACCAAGCTGCAGCAGACGACGTCGGGTGAGACGACCGAAAAGGCGATCGACGCGGTCATCAGTGTGCTCAACGACGCCTCGTCGTGGACACTGCGGCCCGAGAAGATCTGGGAGAATTTCCAAGAGGAAGGGCTGAGCGTCTCGGATCTGAACGACGTGCGCGGCCTGGAGCTCGACGAGATCGAAAAGGTCGTCGACAACCTCGATCGCAAGTACAACTCCATCGCGTTCGCCCAGGGAACGGCCACCGGCGCCGCCGGCCTGCCCGGGGCGCTAGCCGACCTTCCCGCGCTCGTGGGCCTGTGCCTGCGGGCCATCAACGAATATGCCATCAGCTACGGCTTCGACATCGACGACGCCGACGAGCGCGCCATGGCCGTCTTAACCTTGGCCGCGGCCGCGAGCTCGGGCGAGTCGCGCGGCGAGATGTTCGAGCGCATCGAGAAACACGCGCGCACCACCCACGGCCAGCGCAGCCACCGCGGCGAGGTGCCCGAGCCGATCATGGACGAGGTCGCCAAAGAGCTGGTCGTACGCTTGGCCCGAGGCTCCCTCGCCCAGGCCCTCCCCCTTGTGGGCGCGCTCGTAGGCGGTGGAATCAACCGCGCCTTCGTCAAGCACGTGTGCGAGACCGCCCGTCGCGTCTACGAAGAGCGTTGGTTGATGCGCCGATACGAATTCGGCGAGCAAACCGGCTGA
- a CDS encoding heavy-metal-associated domain-containing protein, which produces MQDMLELYVPELVSTSDMERIEDAVDEVRGVDSASADLRTQMVWVRYDNDITSARSIAHAIEGLGYTVSQRPSERRPGG; this is translated from the coding sequence ATGCAAGACATGCTCGAGTTGTACGTACCGGAACTCGTCTCGACGAGTGATATGGAGCGCATCGAAGATGCGGTCGACGAGGTGCGCGGGGTCGACTCGGCCAGCGCCGACTTGCGCACGCAGATGGTGTGGGTGCGCTACGACAACGACATCACGAGCGCCCGCTCCATCGCTCACGCCATCGAGGGGCTGGGCTACACGGTCTCCCAGCGCCCCTCGGAGCGCCGGCCGGGGGGGTAG
- a CDS encoding response regulator yields MTESAETLREALLDLERARRAERELRVQTEGLLRGLELLGSSEGDQETFSQLLELLSDLLEFEDAFILSTADDGQLKSVASTCPTFADIVWPSGQLTDRVLGGEPVAVFNTALIPEWKELRERSGACASNVTSALHIGLRDKPHASLLVCTHPEPAFFAPRHVQLARRFSMLATQALVNRDLREMKLRAFERSMRDQFFSVSRDLMGILDVDGGFRQLNPAVEDQLGYKASELCGHPFVELVDERDVELVEAELALLAEDRAAVTFEARFCARDGRRRWLQWNMTASQEDGLVYAAGRDITQRRESEERLQNLNEELRRARDEALEASQAKSTFLANMSHELRTPLNAVIGYSEMLIEDMGLEEGASMYVEDLERILTAGKHLLALINDVLDLSKIEAGRMQVHLQSVDLGELLDDIQSTIAPLVAKNQNELVLENTDGVGHLTSDPTKLRQILFNLLSNAAKFTTGGTISVQIDAHETKDEVVFVVSDTGIGMSEEQLDRVFDAFSQADSSTTRKYGGTGLGLTITRHFCKMLGGGMDVVSTPGEGTTFTVRLPRSGAISTDEGVETLANLDESSAVDDPLVLVIDDDPHTQHLLKRTLLRAGYQVACASNGSEGVFLAEQLQPDVITLDVLMPLMDGWTALRRIKESDNLSDTPVVLITMVDDRERGMALGAEHFLSKPIDRDELVGLLDTFRGRGGDGDILLVEDDEASRELIGKLLRREGFNVVEAVNGREALDKLDTCNLELVLLDLMMPDVDGFEFLARFRGLEAYADVPVVVLTAKHLSEKDYERLQGSVEQILRKAGQEQTNLVSDVLAAVRKFTT; encoded by the coding sequence ATGACAGAGTCCGCAGAAACATTGCGCGAGGCGTTGCTCGATCTGGAGCGCGCCCGACGAGCCGAGCGCGAGTTGCGCGTTCAAACCGAAGGCCTGCTCCGGGGCCTGGAACTGCTAGGGTCGAGCGAGGGAGACCAGGAGACGTTCTCGCAACTCCTCGAATTGCTCAGTGACCTGCTCGAGTTCGAGGACGCCTTCATCTTGTCGACCGCCGACGACGGCCAGCTCAAGAGCGTGGCCTCGACGTGCCCGACCTTCGCAGACATCGTGTGGCCCTCGGGCCAGCTGACCGACCGGGTGCTCGGCGGCGAGCCGGTGGCGGTGTTCAACACCGCGCTCATCCCCGAATGGAAGGAGTTGCGTGAACGGAGCGGCGCGTGCGCCTCGAACGTCACCTCGGCGCTGCATATTGGGCTTCGCGACAAGCCCCACGCCTCGCTATTGGTGTGCACCCACCCCGAGCCCGCCTTCTTTGCGCCTCGCCACGTCCAGCTGGCGCGCCGCTTCAGCATGCTGGCCACCCAGGCGCTGGTGAACCGCGACCTGCGCGAGATGAAGCTTCGCGCCTTCGAGCGCTCGATGCGCGACCAGTTTTTCAGCGTCTCGCGCGACCTGATGGGCATCCTCGACGTCGACGGCGGCTTTCGCCAACTCAACCCGGCCGTCGAAGATCAGTTGGGCTACAAGGCCAGCGAGCTGTGCGGCCATCCGTTCGTCGAACTCGTCGACGAGCGCGACGTCGAGCTCGTCGAAGCCGAGCTCGCCCTGCTCGCCGAGGATCGCGCGGCGGTGACCTTCGAGGCGCGCTTTTGCGCCCGCGACGGACGGCGGCGCTGGCTGCAGTGGAATATGACCGCCTCTCAGGAGGACGGACTCGTCTACGCCGCCGGTCGCGACATCACCCAGCGCCGCGAGTCCGAAGAGCGGCTGCAAAACTTGAACGAAGAGCTTCGCCGCGCCCGCGACGAGGCCCTGGAGGCGAGCCAGGCCAAGAGCACGTTTTTGGCAAATATGAGCCACGAGCTTCGCACCCCGCTCAACGCCGTCATCGGCTACTCCGAGATGCTCATCGAGGACATGGGTCTCGAGGAGGGCGCGAGCATGTACGTCGAGGATCTCGAGCGCATTCTGACCGCGGGCAAGCATCTACTGGCGCTGATCAACGACGTGCTCGACCTGTCGAAGATCGAGGCCGGACGCATGCAGGTCCACCTGCAGAGCGTCGACCTGGGCGAGCTGCTCGACGATATCCAGTCGACCATCGCCCCGCTGGTGGCCAAGAACCAGAACGAACTCGTCCTCGAGAACACCGACGGGGTCGGCCACCTGACGAGCGACCCGACCAAGCTTCGCCAGATCTTGTTCAACCTGTTGAGCAACGCCGCCAAGTTCACCACCGGGGGCACCATCAGCGTGCAGATCGACGCGCACGAGACCAAAGACGAGGTGGTCTTCGTGGTCTCGGACACCGGCATCGGCATGAGCGAGGAGCAGCTCGACCGGGTTTTCGACGCCTTCTCGCAGGCCGATTCGTCGACGACGCGAAAATACGGCGGCACGGGCCTCGGGCTGACGATCACGCGCCACTTCTGCAAGATGCTCGGCGGCGGCATGGACGTCGTCTCCACCCCCGGCGAAGGCACCACTTTTACCGTGCGCCTGCCGCGCAGCGGAGCGATCAGCACCGACGAGGGCGTCGAGACGCTGGCCAACCTCGACGAGTCGTCGGCCGTCGACGACCCGCTGGTGCTCGTCATCGACGACGACCCGCACACCCAACACCTGCTCAAGCGCACGCTGCTGCGCGCCGGCTACCAGGTCGCCTGCGCCTCGAACGGCAGCGAGGGCGTCTTCCTGGCCGAGCAACTCCAGCCCGACGTGATCACCCTCGACGTGCTCATGCCCTTGATGGACGGGTGGACCGCGCTTCGCCGCATCAAAGAGAGCGACAACCTGTCCGACACGCCGGTCGTGCTGATCACCATGGTCGACGACCGCGAGCGCGGCATGGCCCTGGGCGCCGAGCACTTTTTGTCGAAGCCCATCGACCGCGACGAATTGGTCGGCCTGCTCGACACCTTCCGCGGGCGCGGCGGCGACGGCGACATCCTGCTCGTCGAGGATGACGAAGCCTCCCGCGAGCTCATCGGCAAGCTGCTTCGCCGCGAGGGATTCAACGTCGTCGAGGCGGTCAACGGCCGCGAGGCCCTCGACAAGCTCGACACATGCAACCTCGAGCTCGTACTCCTCGACCTGATGATGCCCGACGTCGACGGCTTCGAGTTCCTGGCGCGCTTCCGCGGCCTCGAGGCGTACGCCGACGTCCCCGTGGTGGTGCTCACGGCCAAACACCTGTCCGAAAAAGATTACGAACGCCTGCAGGGGAGCGTGGAGCAGATCTTGCGCAAGGCGGGTCAGGAGCAGACGAACCTGGTCAGCGACGTCTTAGCGGCGGTGAGGAAGTTCACGACGTGA
- a CDS encoding FIST signal transduction protein: MRCATAGSTTTDGNRAIEEAYEAIVSELGGAPDVLFLYASVEYDAAAINARLAELAEGAAIHGGTSCQGVMTQQGMFGEDGRGLALMALSDPEGAYGVGMAHIGDDPKGAAGEAVQQALGASGRIGEVPELIWVTAEPGSEEDVIAGIEALVGPKVPVLGGSAADNEVAGNWFQFANGEVSSNAVVVTAMFPSSQVGFSFHSGYEPTGHTGTVTRADDRILYEIDGRPAAEVYNEWTDGAVSDELDGGGNVLAKTSLHPLGREVGQLESTSYFQLSHPDQVTEDGALTLFSRVEEGEKLVHMTGTIDSLTTRAARVAQAALETTFRDSDEVAGALVIYCAGCMLTVQDRIDEVSDGLNEALGGKPYLGAFTFGEQGCFIGGENRHGNLMISVVTLYE, from the coding sequence ATGCGCTGTGCCACAGCCGGTTCGACGACGACTGACGGAAACCGAGCAATCGAAGAGGCGTACGAGGCGATCGTCAGCGAGCTCGGCGGAGCTCCCGACGTTCTCTTTCTGTACGCCTCGGTCGAATACGACGCCGCGGCGATCAACGCCCGGCTCGCCGAGCTCGCCGAGGGGGCGGCGATCCACGGCGGCACTTCCTGCCAGGGTGTGATGACGCAACAAGGGATGTTCGGCGAAGACGGCCGCGGCCTGGCGCTGATGGCCCTGAGCGACCCCGAAGGCGCCTACGGCGTGGGCATGGCCCACATCGGCGACGACCCCAAAGGCGCCGCCGGCGAGGCAGTCCAGCAAGCGCTGGGCGCCTCCGGTCGCATCGGCGAGGTGCCCGAGCTCATTTGGGTGACCGCCGAGCCCGGCTCCGAAGAGGACGTCATCGCCGGCATCGAGGCGCTCGTCGGGCCCAAGGTGCCGGTGCTCGGAGGCAGCGCGGCCGACAACGAGGTCGCCGGCAACTGGTTCCAATTTGCCAACGGCGAGGTGAGCTCCAACGCGGTGGTCGTCACGGCGATGTTCCCGTCGAGCCAGGTCGGCTTTTCGTTCCACAGCGGCTACGAACCAACCGGCCACACCGGCACGGTCACCCGCGCCGACGACCGCATCCTGTACGAGATCGACGGCCGCCCGGCCGCCGAAGTCTACAACGAGTGGACCGACGGCGCAGTGAGCGACGAGCTCGACGGCGGCGGCAACGTGCTCGCCAAGACCTCCCTGCACCCCCTGGGTCGTGAGGTCGGCCAGCTCGAATCGACCTCCTACTTCCAGTTGTCTCACCCCGACCAGGTCACCGAGGACGGCGCGCTCACCCTCTTCTCGCGCGTCGAAGAAGGCGAGAAGCTCGTGCACATGACCGGCACGATCGACTCGTTGACCACGCGCGCAGCCCGCGTCGCCCAGGCTGCCCTCGAGACGACCTTTCGCGACAGCGACGAGGTCGCCGGCGCACTGGTCATCTACTGCGCCGGCTGCATGCTCACCGTCCAAGACCGCATCGACGAAGTCTCCGACGGCCTCAACGAGGCCCTGGGCGGCAAGCCGTACCTGGGCGCGTTCACCTTCGGCGAGCAAGGTTGCTTTATCGGCGGCGAGAACCGTCATGGTAACCTTATGATTTCAGTGGTAACTCTGTACGAGTGA